In Methanosarcina siciliae T4/M, one genomic interval encodes:
- a CDS encoding DUF58 domain-containing protein, producing the protein MTGAKHTIDTSFLTQLDRYAIPLSRRVSAIHTGSHQSTRKGTGLDLTDHRKYNPGDSLKKIDWNLYARTEKLYIRRFEEEKNLNMVILLDASGSMLFPENTPNKFEYASTIAAGVSYIVMKHNDVYTVATFADYVEYTKAHKGRDDFLRTIDSLTRISVSGDTKLADCADSIYPRIKTRSMVLIISDFLDSIESVRNAVNRLSRHELVLVHVYDETEMNLPETVDGAVKFIDSETNKEISFTVGPNFKKEYAAEYAKHVAELEKIAYDFKIPYFRVSIENQPFDTVLRIIGEG; encoded by the coding sequence ATGACTGGTGCAAAACACACAATCGATACTTCTTTCCTGACCCAGCTCGACAGGTATGCGATCCCCCTAAGCAGGAGAGTTTCTGCAATTCATACGGGCAGTCACCAGTCAACCAGAAAAGGGACGGGGCTTGACCTTACTGACCACAGAAAATACAATCCTGGCGATTCATTAAAAAAAATTGACTGGAACCTCTATGCCCGCACGGAAAAACTCTATATCCGCAGGTTTGAAGAAGAGAAAAACCTCAACATGGTCATCCTGCTTGACGCCAGCGGCAGCATGCTCTTTCCTGAAAATACGCCGAACAAGTTTGAGTATGCGTCAACAATAGCTGCAGGCGTTTCTTACATCGTAATGAAACATAACGATGTGTATACGGTTGCAACGTTTGCAGACTACGTGGAGTACACAAAAGCCCACAAAGGAAGGGACGATTTCCTGCGGACAATAGACTCCCTGACCCGGATTTCAGTCAGTGGGGACACAAAGCTTGCAGATTGCGCCGACTCCATATACCCTAGAATAAAAACAAGGTCAATGGTGCTTATAATTTCAGACTTTCTGGACAGCATCGAGTCGGTCCGGAATGCCGTTAACAGGCTGTCCAGACATGAACTTGTGCTTGTACACGTTTATGATGAGACCGAAATGAACCTGCCTGAAACCGTAGACGGGGCGGTAAAATTCATTGACAGCGAGACAAACAAAGAAATCAGTTTTACGGTGGGTCCCAACTTCAAAAAAGAATATGCTGCCGAATACGCAAAGCATGTAGCTGAACTGGAAAAAATTGCCTACGATTTTAAAATCCCTTACTTCCGCGTCAGCATAGAAAACCAGCCGTTTGATACTGTTCTAAGAATTATAGGTGAAGGGTGA
- a CDS encoding vWA domain-containing protein — protein MTFNFLFNFDFFHGSELLLLVPLAVFVLLGLWKKVDKKHLFVHTLVVFLLILALAAPYSTEIGTPKTNQTGITIISDETASMDLLQKGVAGEISEKLGTSVPVTVTTVSGIHTSLGDAIIQQASPETYVLVVSDGQSNSGTPVEEALSYCYKNNFPVAALIPRTEKEDLSVEIEGDNEAVIDNEAFYKVKIRKATEEQISYQVRITVDHRKVLEREITQTGRIESIEFNHTFEKLGPHTVKATLHPASISVKNLDYFENNNQYMKSIYVTPKPKVLLISNEPDSPLADMMREIYDVRVAKSFGSLDGTDTVIMDNQAASTISEAETRTLRNYVTNGGGLVVVGGDSSFDFPAEKTYQKTGFEELLPVTSEPSNWRGGRNIVLMLDVSPSAMNENGIGGKVLDDILSNTIVLLESDLLKDARVDVITFGSRGMDITDGFVDISKESNRLWLEAKIREIQPSGRSTSLERGLLTAHNLLKAQNSSAEAEIIIVSDGGIGNTAEGDLRFERAVQCAENLHEGSGIDIHFVHIYTPKIDELKVTSKGQYYAELFMNKIGLSENYERLKPGERVEVSFSENPDESEARDDEYSSGSIVVYDPKHFITQNISDINNDILGYNEVTPKPEANRLVITRLGKPIITTWRLGLGRVAAITTDNGKGNGAPWAASLYSGNDSLIITRTLNWAVADTEMSEEIQLKVPDLKMGQPGRILITTGKEGTPELYFDKKPMEINSIGNNMYESYVTADTFGLHKISETPVEANLTEELLSGASGTENASWRPAAVNRPDEYTYIGENTLFRTAILENGGKIYTKGDIYSKISEDASTSTEKKILTKVFYTKYFLTLAFLIYLLYTLHHTYNTRMK, from the coding sequence ATGACCTTCAATTTCCTTTTCAATTTTGATTTTTTCCACGGCAGCGAATTGCTGCTCCTGGTCCCTCTGGCCGTTTTTGTGTTATTAGGACTCTGGAAAAAGGTCGATAAAAAACACCTGTTCGTCCATACCCTTGTGGTTTTCCTCCTGATCCTGGCTCTTGCAGCCCCTTACTCTACAGAAATAGGTACTCCTAAAACCAACCAGACCGGGATAACCATAATCTCCGATGAGACTGCAAGCATGGACCTGCTGCAGAAAGGAGTCGCCGGAGAAATTTCGGAAAAACTCGGAACCAGCGTCCCGGTAACGGTAACAACGGTTTCAGGGATACATACCTCTCTTGGTGACGCCATCATCCAGCAGGCTTCCCCGGAAACCTATGTGCTTGTGGTCTCGGACGGGCAGAGCAATTCGGGGACTCCGGTTGAAGAAGCCCTGTCTTATTGTTACAAAAATAATTTTCCCGTAGCAGCCCTCATCCCCAGGACCGAAAAAGAGGACCTCAGCGTGGAGATTGAAGGGGATAACGAGGCTGTGATTGATAATGAGGCGTTTTATAAAGTTAAGATCCGAAAGGCAACTGAGGAACAAATAAGTTACCAGGTAAGGATTACCGTCGACCACAGGAAGGTGCTTGAGCGGGAAATCACCCAGACCGGGAGAATAGAAAGCATAGAGTTCAACCACACCTTTGAGAAGCTAGGCCCCCACACCGTAAAGGCAACCCTGCACCCGGCAAGTATCAGCGTTAAAAACCTGGATTATTTCGAGAACAATAACCAGTACATGAAAAGTATATACGTAACCCCCAAGCCAAAGGTCCTGCTTATTTCAAATGAACCAGACTCTCCTCTTGCAGACATGATGAGGGAGATCTATGATGTGAGGGTGGCAAAATCATTCGGCTCCCTTGACGGCACGGACACCGTTATAATGGATAACCAGGCTGCATCAACTATATCAGAGGCAGAAACCAGAACCCTCAGGAATTACGTCACTAACGGAGGGGGCCTGGTAGTGGTTGGAGGAGACTCTTCTTTTGATTTCCCTGCAGAAAAAACATACCAGAAAACCGGGTTTGAAGAACTCCTCCCTGTCACATCAGAGCCTTCGAACTGGAGAGGGGGCAGGAACATTGTCCTGATGCTTGATGTTTCGCCAAGCGCTATGAATGAGAACGGAATTGGAGGGAAGGTTTTAGATGATATTTTGTCCAATACGATCGTCCTTCTTGAAAGCGACCTCCTCAAAGATGCAAGAGTCGACGTGATCACCTTCGGGAGCAGGGGAATGGACATCACGGACGGATTCGTGGATATATCAAAAGAATCGAACAGATTGTGGCTTGAAGCCAAAATTCGTGAAATTCAACCTTCCGGACGATCAACTTCTCTTGAGCGGGGACTATTAACCGCACACAACCTGCTGAAAGCACAGAACAGCAGTGCCGAAGCTGAAATTATAATCGTGTCTGACGGCGGGATTGGGAATACGGCTGAAGGGGACCTCAGGTTTGAGCGGGCAGTCCAGTGTGCGGAAAACCTTCATGAAGGTAGCGGTATTGACATCCACTTTGTCCATATATACACTCCGAAAATTGACGAGCTCAAGGTTACCTCTAAAGGGCAGTATTATGCCGAGCTTTTCATGAATAAAATAGGCCTGTCCGAAAACTACGAGAGGCTAAAACCCGGTGAGAGGGTCGAGGTAAGCTTCTCCGAAAACCCTGACGAATCCGAAGCCCGGGATGATGAATATTCGAGCGGGTCAATCGTGGTTTACGACCCTAAACATTTCATTACTCAAAACATTTCCGACATAAACAATGATATTCTGGGGTATAATGAGGTCACCCCGAAGCCTGAAGCGAACCGCCTGGTTATAACAAGGTTAGGCAAACCGATAATTACGACCTGGAGACTTGGGCTCGGGCGTGTTGCTGCAATAACAACCGATAATGGGAAAGGAAACGGAGCTCCCTGGGCAGCATCCCTGTATTCGGGAAATGACAGCCTTATAATTACAAGGACACTGAATTGGGCGGTTGCTGATACCGAAATGTCCGAAGAGATCCAGCTAAAGGTACCGGACCTTAAAATGGGCCAGCCGGGCAGAATACTTATCACCACCGGAAAAGAAGGCACTCCTGAACTTTATTTTGACAAAAAGCCAATGGAAATAAACTCCATAGGGAATAACATGTACGAATCGTACGTCACAGCTGACACCTTCGGGCTCCACAAGATCTCCGAAACCCCTGTCGAGGCAAACCTTACCGAGGAACTGCTGTCCGGAGCTTCTGGAACTGAGAACGCATCCTGGAGGCCTGCTGCCGTAAACCGCCCGGATGAATATACGTATATAGGTGAAAACACTCTTTTCAGGACAGCAATACTTGAAAACGGCGGGAAAATCTACACAAAAGGAGATATCTACTCAAAGATATCGGAAGACGCTTCAACCAGCACGGAGAAAAAAATCCTGACCAAAGTCTTTTATACGAAATATTTCCTTACCCTTGCTTTTCTTATATACCTGCTGTATACCCTGCACCATACATACAATACCCGCATGAAATGA
- a CDS encoding AAA family ATPase, translated as MRELQEIQLEDSELNLKPTYEKAPRIFEVIFREIGNAIVGQKEMVRQIIIAMLCEGHVLVESNPGLGKTLTISTISQIMSMKFSRIQCTPDLMPADITGTDIIEEDERGSKRFRFKQGPVFANIVLADEINRASPKTQSALLEAMQEKQVTVASTTYPLDRPFFILATQNPIEMEGTYTLPEAQLDRFLMKIRLGYPDSEEEFEIVNRYAEAFRPSVQRCIEKNTFLELQQITRRIPISNKLKKYAIDIVNQTRNMPEMIEAGASPRASIALILCAKANSFLDGRGYVEKEDIDSMAHPVLRHRIVLSFDAARNNITSDKIIEKILEGRKTII; from the coding sequence ATGAGAGAGCTACAGGAAATCCAGCTTGAAGATTCTGAACTTAATTTAAAACCTACCTATGAAAAAGCCCCCAGGATTTTTGAGGTTATCTTCAGAGAAATCGGCAATGCTATCGTCGGCCAGAAAGAAATGGTCCGCCAGATCATAATAGCCATGCTGTGTGAAGGGCATGTCCTCGTTGAAAGCAACCCCGGGCTTGGAAAGACCCTTACGATTTCCACCATTTCCCAGATAATGAGCATGAAGTTCAGCAGGATACAGTGTACGCCTGACCTTATGCCTGCGGATATCACCGGGACCGACATTATCGAAGAAGACGAAAGAGGCTCAAAACGTTTCAGGTTCAAGCAGGGCCCCGTTTTTGCAAATATTGTGCTTGCAGATGAAATCAACCGCGCTTCCCCGAAGACCCAGTCCGCCCTGCTCGAAGCCATGCAGGAAAAACAGGTGACCGTTGCAAGTACGACATACCCTCTGGACAGGCCTTTCTTTATCCTTGCGACCCAGAACCCGATCGAAATGGAAGGTACCTATACCCTTCCCGAAGCCCAGCTTGACAGGTTTTTGATGAAGATCCGCCTGGGTTACCCGGACTCCGAAGAAGAGTTTGAGATTGTAAACCGTTACGCTGAGGCTTTCAGACCTTCAGTGCAAAGATGCATAGAAAAAAATACGTTTCTCGAACTGCAGCAGATAACCCGGAGAATCCCTATCTCAAACAAGCTCAAGAAGTATGCAATCGATATCGTGAACCAGACCCGGAATATGCCTGAAATGATCGAAGCAGGGGCGTCCCCGCGGGCTTCAATTGCCCTGATCCTCTGTGCAAAGGCAAATTCGTTTCTCGATGGCAGGGGGTATGTTGAGAAAGAGGACATCGACTCCATGGCCCATCCGGTCCTTCGCCACAGGATAGTTCTATCTTTTGATGCTGCAAGGAACAACATCACGAGCGATAAAATCATAGAAAAAATCCTGGAAGGCAGAAAAACAATTATCTGA
- a CDS encoding metallophosphoesterase family protein has protein sequence MQIVHLSDIHFSEAYFVPEIAESMLENINRLNPDIVVITGDLTENGFSAEYDGVKKFIDRIECKDRVLVPGNHDSKNAGYLHFEDLFENRFPTRNMGNVTVVGADSSQPDLDEGHLGRENYGWIKEAFSGENFKVFALHHHLVPIPLAGRENTVLVDAGDVLDLLNRCKVNLVLCGHCHIPHVWNLNNMLVVNAGTFCSSKTRGKTTQCFNLIQAENGENKNWNVRVSRVFPQGNLELVTETVM, from the coding sequence ATACAGATTGTACACCTTTCGGATATTCATTTTTCAGAAGCGTATTTTGTCCCGGAAATTGCAGAATCCATGCTGGAGAACATAAACCGGCTGAACCCTGACATAGTGGTAATTACCGGCGACCTGACAGAAAACGGGTTTTCAGCCGAATATGACGGGGTAAAGAAGTTTATTGACAGAATTGAATGCAAGGACAGGGTCCTTGTTCCAGGAAACCATGACTCCAAAAACGCAGGCTATCTGCACTTCGAAGACCTTTTCGAAAACAGATTCCCCACCCGAAACATGGGAAACGTAACTGTCGTAGGAGCCGATTCTTCACAGCCTGACCTTGATGAAGGGCATCTGGGAAGAGAAAACTATGGCTGGATCAAAGAAGCCTTTTCCGGAGAGAATTTCAAGGTCTTTGCCCTGCACCACCACCTGGTCCCGATCCCGCTTGCCGGGAGAGAAAACACCGTTCTTGTCGATGCAGGAGATGTCCTTGACCTCCTGAACCGCTGCAAGGTAAACCTTGTACTTTGCGGGCACTGCCACATTCCTCATGTCTGGAACCTGAACAACATGCTTGTCGTAAACGCAGGCACCTTCTGTTCTTCCAAGACCAGAGGCAAAACCACACAGTGCTTTAACCTGATCCAGGCTGAAAACGGAGAAAACAAGAACTGGAACGTCAGGGTTTCCAGAGTTTTCCCGCAGGGGAACCTGGAACTTGTCACAGAAACCGTAATGTGA
- a CDS encoding phosphoribosyltransferase encodes MSFGEVSRLSKLLARKIKASGYKPDLIIAIGRGGFVPGRLISDFLLFNELTTMKVEHYTRGAEIKAEARIKYPIPIGISGKKVLIVDDITDTGDTLSLSVAYAQSLNPAEVRTAVLQHKTCSSFTPDFYAQKIVRWRWIIYPWARYEDLGGFAEKILGDRTLEITRIITEFKVRYEIMVGEKELLEILQGLAEMNEIERVETEKMVGWRVKGK; translated from the coding sequence ATAAGTTTTGGGGAAGTTTCCCGCCTTTCAAAGCTTCTTGCCCGGAAAATCAAAGCCTCAGGCTATAAGCCCGACCTGATCATTGCTATAGGGAGAGGAGGTTTTGTCCCCGGGAGGCTTATTTCGGACTTTTTGCTTTTCAATGAGCTTACAACAATGAAGGTCGAACACTATACCCGGGGAGCAGAAATAAAAGCAGAAGCCCGAATCAAATATCCCATCCCTATAGGCATAAGCGGGAAGAAAGTGCTTATCGTAGACGACATAACCGATACGGGAGATACCCTTTCCCTTTCTGTTGCTTACGCGCAGAGCCTGAACCCTGCTGAGGTCAGAACTGCAGTCCTCCAGCACAAGACCTGTTCTTCCTTCACCCCGGATTTTTACGCCCAAAAAATTGTCAGGTGGCGCTGGATAATTTATCCCTGGGCTCGTTATGAGGATCTGGGCGGGTTTGCGGAAAAGATTCTCGGGGACAGAACTCTTGAAATCACCCGGATAATAACCGAATTTAAAGTCAGGTATGAGATCATGGTCGGCGAAAAAGAGCTTCTTGAGATTCTGCAGGGCCTTGCTGAGATGAACGAGATTGAGAGGGTTGAAACGGAAAAGATGGTCGGATGGCGGGTTAAGGGAAAGTAA
- a CDS encoding vWA domain-containing protein: MDFEFSQGLAALAGIIPLTIIYLLKPRPKNVILPSLMFVRRISQNVLDSRRTVSKKITDPLFFIQLLTLILLSTAIAGPLLEEVKADSEKVIIIMDSSASMTARDRVDAAKAIAIDSLAEENTIISAESIPVVLAKGLDADDAKEVIDSLEMRNTPADIPKAILTVVNEKENENGKIVVISDFENWAGRAPETYIRIANTRNMELEFRQVGDKTANYAIVDGYLKDRNDGTYEYTCTVKNFNNKSADLEVQLEGGTDSSGTEVSSSVQLAGFGAQQIKFSNIPQGTSTVRILNEDAIPCDNIAYISIPEVKPKKVLVLTDPEETAGKSPLITVISLLPDIQLEVRQTLPDNVTEYDTIIVNSKEKSLPTLDVLEIVAYAKSGKDLIVIGNECLYDSLPMHGLYSVLPVDIISVEDEGSHTIETAGSGKNIFEDVTFGEVYLRRFLVTTPKEGASVLAEVKGTGPLVSMQSIKNGTVTYVGFSDTTGKEAWNNFATTPTYPVFWVKLLRYMWGVGDISETNVNTGRYQAFDQDVLINTPTETVSSSFVYYDECGLYSLNQKTVAANLYDSMESNTFTEERLNLTGENGEIKKLELRTKSPDKPRKYLIYALLLLLIIENAVMFRRRII, encoded by the coding sequence ATGGACTTTGAATTTTCTCAGGGCCTGGCTGCACTTGCAGGTATAATTCCCCTTACGATAATATACCTGCTCAAGCCCCGACCAAAAAATGTTATTCTGCCTTCCCTGATGTTTGTCCGGAGGATAAGCCAGAACGTGCTTGATTCGCGGCGCACCGTCAGTAAGAAAATAACGGACCCTCTTTTTTTCATACAGCTACTGACCCTTATTCTTCTCTCGACAGCAATTGCAGGCCCCCTCCTTGAAGAGGTAAAAGCAGATTCGGAAAAGGTAATTATTATTATGGACTCGTCTGCGAGCATGACCGCCCGGGACAGGGTTGACGCCGCAAAGGCTATTGCAATAGACAGCCTGGCCGAAGAAAATACGATTATCTCAGCCGAAAGTATTCCGGTGGTGCTTGCAAAAGGGCTGGATGCGGATGATGCAAAAGAAGTTATTGACAGCCTGGAGATGAGAAACACTCCGGCTGACATTCCCAAAGCAATTTTGACCGTTGTAAACGAGAAAGAGAACGAAAACGGAAAAATTGTGGTTATATCCGATTTTGAAAACTGGGCAGGAAGGGCGCCTGAAACCTACATCCGGATTGCAAACACGAGAAACATGGAGCTTGAGTTCAGGCAGGTTGGAGATAAAACTGCCAATTACGCAATTGTGGACGGTTATTTGAAAGACAGGAACGACGGGACGTATGAATATACCTGTACTGTCAAAAATTTCAACAATAAAAGTGCAGACCTTGAGGTTCAACTGGAGGGTGGGACTGACTCCTCCGGCACAGAGGTGAGCAGTTCGGTACAGCTTGCAGGGTTCGGAGCGCAGCAGATAAAGTTTTCAAATATTCCCCAGGGCACATCAACTGTGAGAATCCTCAATGAGGATGCAATACCCTGCGACAACATTGCTTACATTTCAATTCCCGAAGTCAAACCCAAAAAAGTCCTGGTCCTTACAGACCCTGAAGAAACTGCCGGGAAGTCGCCCCTGATAACAGTGATATCCCTCCTGCCCGACATTCAACTTGAGGTCCGGCAGACCCTGCCGGATAATGTTACGGAATATGACACCATTATCGTAAACTCCAAGGAGAAATCTCTCCCGACCCTCGATGTCCTGGAAATCGTGGCTTATGCAAAAAGCGGAAAAGACCTGATAGTCATAGGAAACGAGTGTCTGTACGATTCCTTACCTATGCACGGGCTTTATTCCGTCCTGCCTGTAGACATAATTTCAGTAGAAGACGAAGGTAGCCACACTATCGAGACCGCGGGCAGCGGGAAAAATATTTTTGAAGACGTCACGTTCGGTGAGGTATACCTGCGCAGGTTCCTCGTCACTACCCCGAAAGAAGGGGCTTCGGTCCTTGCAGAGGTAAAGGGAACAGGACCTCTGGTCAGCATGCAGAGCATAAAAAACGGGACAGTGACCTATGTCGGGTTCAGTGATACTACCGGAAAAGAGGCGTGGAATAATTTTGCCACTACCCCGACCTACCCTGTGTTCTGGGTAAAACTGCTCAGATATATGTGGGGAGTCGGAGACATCAGTGAAACAAACGTGAATACGGGCCGGTACCAGGCCTTTGACCAGGATGTCCTGATAAACACTCCGACCGAAACCGTCAGCAGCAGTTTCGTCTATTATGACGAGTGCGGGCTGTACAGCCTGAACCAGAAGACCGTTGCTGCTAACCTCTACGATTCCATGGAATCGAATACCTTTACGGAAGAAAGACTGAACCTGACAGGTGAAAACGGAGAAATAAAGAAGCTGGAACTCCGTACAAAGTCCCCCGACAAACCCCGAAAATACCTCATTTACGCTCTACTGCTGCTCCTCATTATTGAAAACGCAGTTATGTTCAGGAGGAGGATAATATGA